From a single Vitis vinifera cultivar Pinot Noir 40024 chromosome 18, ASM3070453v1 genomic region:
- the LOC100264829 gene encoding co-chaperone protein p23-1, whose protein sequence is MSRHPTVKWAQRSDTIYITIDLPDAKDVNLKLEPEGKFFFSATSGADKIPYEIDIDLFDKVDVNESKASIGLRNIRYLVKKAENKWWSRLLKQEGKPPVFLKVDWDKWVDEDEEPEDKDKLGADMDFGDFDFSKLNMGGGEDLDDDAADKDEENDDSDTEEEVAAEAAPAGGEAGTKA, encoded by the exons CCGCCATCCTACAGTGAAATGGGCCCAGAGGTCTGATACCATCTATATCACAATTGACTTGCCTGATGCTAAGGATGTGAATCTTAAATTAGAGCCTGAGGGGAAATTCTTCTTCTCTGCCACCAGTGGAGCTGATAAGATACCTTATGAAATTGACATTGATCTGTTTGACAAAGTTGATGTAAAT GAGAGCAAGGCTAGTATAGGCTTAAGAAACATCCGCTACCTTGTGAAGAAAGCGGAGAACAAATGGTGGAGTAGATTGTTAAAGCAGGAAGGGAAACCACCTGTGTTTCTGAAAGTTGATTGGGACAAATGGGTTGATGAAGATGAGGAACCGGAAGATAAAGATAAAC TAGGAGCTGATATGGACTTTGGCGACTTCGATTTTTCT AAGCTGAATATGGGCGGTGGTGAAGACTTGGATGATGATGCTGCCGACAAGGATGAAG AAAATGATGATAGTGACACAGAAGAGGAGGTTGCAGCAGAAGCAGCACCTGCAGGTGGTGAAGCTGGCACAAAAGCTTGA
- the LOC100242539 gene encoding probable F-actin-capping protein subunit beta, whose protein sequence is MEAALGLMRRIHPKHSETALSALLGLLPHLSSDLLSQVDQPLQVLCDVDSGKEFILCEYNRDADSYRSPWSNKYHPPLEDGPYPSSELRKLEIEANEVFSIYRDQYYEGGISSVYMWEDENEGFVGCFLIKKDGSKTGHGRRGYLQEGSWDAIHVIEVGPDEEGITHYCLTSTVMLSLTTNDQSSGTFSLSGSIRRQMNMDLSIADGHLCNMGKMIEEMESKLRNSLDQVYFGKTKEMVCTLRPPAEVLPMRLPES, encoded by the exons ATGGAGGCGGCGTTGGGGCTGATGCGACGGATTCATCCCAAGCACTCGGAGACGGCTCTCTCCGCGCTGCTTGGGCTCTTGCCCCACCTCTCCTCCGATCTCCTCTCTCAAGTCGATCAGCCTCTCCAG GTTTTATGTGATGTGGACAGTGGAAAGGAGTTTATATTGTGTGAGTACAACAGAGATGCTGACTCTTACAG ATCACCTTGGTCAAATAAATACCATCCACCACTGGAAGACGGCCCCTACCCATCTTCAGAGTTGAGGAAACTTGAAATTGAAGCAAATGAAGTCTTCTCAATTTACCGTGACCA GTATTATGAAGGTGGCATTTCATCAGTTTATATGTGGGAGGACGAGAATGAAGGATTTGTGGGCTGCTTCTTAATAAAGAAAg ATGGATCAAAGACAGGACATGGCAGAAGAGGTTATCTGCAGGAGGGGTCATGGGATGCTATACATGTTATAGAG GTTGGGCCAGATGAGGAAGGAATAACCCATTACTGTTTAACCAGTACCGTTATGCTGTCATTGACTACAAATGATCAGTCATCAGGCACATTCAGTTTGTCAGGATCAATTCGAAGACAG ATGAATATGGATCTCTCAATTGCTGATGGCCATCTTTGTAACATGGGAAAGATGATAGAAGAGATGGAGAGTAAGCTGAGAAACTCTTTGGATCAG GTTTATTTTGGGAAGACAAAAGAGATGGTTTGCACTTTGCGCCCACCAGCTGAAGTGCTGCCAATGAGACTGCCGGAGAGCTGA